A genomic segment from Chitinophaga flava encodes:
- a CDS encoding succinate dehydrogenase cytochrome b subunit has translation MGQWKQKTLTRKNWMAFTGLFLCLFLVIHFLGNLQLLLPEEKAHLQFNYYSHLLSGNIIIKIISWVLYISIIVHVVYAIIIMLTNKRSRDLKYHYDRRAAVSKWYTRNMGLLGTIIFIFLVIHFRDFWYVYKFGALPLDAQGNKDLYTLVVAVYSETWYVLVYVLCMVALCYHLMHGFFSAARTLGVYHPRYVRWIKVFGWIYSVGISAGFALIPIYVHFLK, from the coding sequence ATGGGTCAGTGGAAACAAAAAACATTAACCAGAAAAAACTGGATGGCATTTACAGGATTATTCCTGTGTCTTTTTCTGGTCATTCATTTTCTGGGAAACCTGCAGCTGCTGCTGCCGGAGGAGAAGGCACATCTGCAATTCAATTATTATTCACATCTGTTATCAGGAAATATCATCATCAAAATTATTTCCTGGGTGTTGTACATCAGTATCATTGTACATGTAGTATATGCAATCATTATAATGTTAACGAATAAACGCTCCAGAGATCTAAAATACCACTATGACAGAAGAGCGGCGGTCAGCAAATGGTACACGCGTAATATGGGATTGCTGGGCACGATCATTTTTATTTTTCTGGTGATTCATTTCAGAGATTTCTGGTATGTGTACAAATTTGGAGCATTACCGCTGGACGCACAGGGAAATAAAGACCTGTACACCTTGGTGGTGGCTGTTTACAGTGAAACATGGTATGTGCTGGTATATGTGTTGTGTATGGTAGCGTTATGTTATCATTTGATGCATGGTTTTTTCAGTGCAGCCAGAACGCTGGGTGTATATCATCCGCGATATGTACGATGGATAAAGGTTTTCGGCTGGATTTACAGTGTCGGTATCAGTGCTGGTTTTGCACTGATACCCATTTATGTTCACTTCTTAAAATAA
- a CDS encoding fumarate reductase/succinate dehydrogenase flavoprotein subunit: protein MLESKIPDGPLEDKWRYYKEHAKLVNPANRRKLEVIVVGTGLAGSSIAASLGEMGYRVKSFCFQDTPRRAHSVAAQGGVNACKNYKNDGDNIFRMFYDTIKGGDFRSREGNVYRLAECSASLIDQAVAQGVPFGREYGGYLNNRSFGGVQVSRTFYARGQTGQQLLLGAYQALMRQVHLGTVQLFARHEMLDLVTIDGKARGVIVRNLDTGNIERHGAHAVILATGGFGKIYYLSTLAMGCNGSAIWRAHKKGALIANPSWTQIHPTSLPQSGEYQSKLTLMSESLRNDGRIWVPKNQDEKRLPNQVPEEDRDYYLERRYPAFGNLSPRDIASRAAKERIDAGYGIGPLKNAVYLDFSRAIKEQGEPKIREKYGNLFRMYEKITGIDAYKEPMRISPAAHFSMGGLWVDYELMTTIPGLFALGEANFADHGANRLGANSLLQACVDGYFIAPYTLGNYLADEIKTPTIDTSQLAFDSAAARVEGQLRALMSIGGKLSADHFHKTLGKILYDKCGLSRSREGLEQAINEIKALRQQFYEQLYIPGGMAINSELEKAGRVADYLELGELMCYDALTREESCGAHFRVEYQTPEGEAKRNDRDFSFISAWEWAGSHNPPVLHKEPLKFEFVTPTVRSYK from the coding sequence ATGCTGGAGTCAAAAATACCGGACGGACCACTGGAGGACAAGTGGCGTTATTACAAGGAACATGCGAAGCTGGTGAACCCCGCCAACCGCAGGAAGCTGGAGGTAATTGTTGTAGGCACCGGACTGGCCGGAAGCTCCATTGCTGCCTCCCTTGGGGAGATGGGATACCGGGTAAAAAGCTTCTGTTTTCAGGATACTCCGCGCCGCGCCCATTCAGTGGCTGCGCAGGGAGGTGTGAATGCCTGTAAGAACTATAAAAATGACGGAGATAACATCTTCCGTATGTTTTATGATACGATCAAGGGTGGTGATTTCCGATCGAGGGAGGGCAATGTATACCGGCTGGCAGAATGCAGTGCCAGTCTGATAGACCAGGCAGTGGCTCAGGGTGTACCTTTCGGCCGGGAATACGGTGGATATCTCAATAACCGCTCCTTCGGTGGGGTACAGGTGTCGCGGACCTTCTACGCACGGGGACAGACTGGTCAACAGTTATTGCTGGGTGCCTATCAGGCATTGATGCGGCAGGTACACCTGGGTACGGTGCAATTGTTTGCCCGTCATGAAATGCTGGATCTGGTAACGATAGACGGAAAGGCAAGGGGGGTGATCGTCCGGAATCTGGATACCGGCAATATAGAGCGTCATGGGGCCCATGCTGTAATACTGGCTACTGGCGGTTTCGGCAAGATTTATTATCTGTCTACCCTGGCGATGGGATGCAATGGTTCTGCCATCTGGCGGGCACATAAAAAGGGCGCACTCATTGCTAACCCGAGCTGGACACAGATCCATCCTACCAGTCTGCCGCAGTCGGGTGAGTATCAGTCCAAACTGACGCTGATGTCGGAATCACTGCGTAATGATGGCCGTATATGGGTGCCCAAAAACCAGGATGAGAAACGCTTGCCCAACCAGGTTCCGGAGGAAGACCGGGACTACTATCTGGAGCGGCGATACCCGGCCTTCGGTAACCTGTCGCCCAGGGATATTGCTTCCAGGGCAGCCAAAGAGCGTATCGACGCAGGTTACGGCATAGGGCCTTTAAAAAATGCGGTATACCTCGATTTCTCAAGGGCTATTAAGGAACAGGGAGAGCCCAAAATCCGCGAGAAGTATGGTAACCTCTTCCGCATGTACGAAAAAATAACCGGGATCGATGCTTATAAAGAGCCGATGCGTATTTCACCGGCTGCACATTTTTCGATGGGAGGTCTGTGGGTAGATTATGAGTTGATGACAACCATACCGGGTCTGTTTGCATTGGGTGAAGCCAATTTTGCTGATCATGGTGCTAACCGGTTGGGGGCCAATTCACTGTTGCAGGCCTGTGTAGACGGTTACTTCATCGCACCTTATACGCTGGGTAACTATCTCGCTGATGAGATCAAAACACCCACGATAGATACCAGTCAGCTTGCTTTTGATAGTGCAGCGGCAAGAGTAGAAGGGCAGTTGCGCGCATTGATGTCGATAGGAGGCAAGTTATCTGCTGATCATTTCCATAAAACACTGGGTAAAATCCTGTATGACAAATGTGGCCTGTCCCGCTCCAGGGAAGGCCTGGAACAGGCTATCAATGAGATAAAGGCATTACGGCAGCAGTTCTATGAACAGCTTTACATACCCGGAGGTATGGCCATCAACAGTGAGTTGGAAAAAGCAGGTAGGGTTGCAGACTATCTGGAGCTTGGTGAACTGATGTGTTATGACGCGCTGACGCGCGAAGAATCCTGTGGTGCTCATTTCCGGGTAGAATATCAGACACCCGAAGGAGAAGCGAAGCGTAATGACCGGGACTTTTCTTTTATCTCAGCCTGGGAATGGGCTGGAAGTCACAACCCGCCGGTATTGCATAAGGAGCCGCTGAAGTTTGAGTTTGTTACACCTACGGTGAGAAGTTATAAATAA
- a CDS encoding succinate dehydrogenase/fumarate reductase iron-sulfur subunit gives MHIRLKIWRQENSQDAGRMQDYELAAVDPDMSFLEMLDMLNEQLLGKGERTIEFDHDCREGICGQCGVMINGRAHGPLKNTTTCQLHMRSFAEGEVIYIEPFRATAFPVKCDLKIDRSALDRVIQAGGFISVNTGQAPEANSIPVGHGVAEAAFDAAACIGCGACVAVCKNSSAALFTSAKITHLVLLPQGEVEASERVRQMVDQMDAEGFGHCSNTEACEAECPQQISVLHIARMNWEYNKLQLLKT, from the coding sequence ATGCATATACGATTAAAGATATGGAGACAGGAAAACAGCCAGGATGCTGGTAGGATGCAGGATTATGAACTGGCAGCGGTTGACCCCGACATGTCTTTTCTGGAGATGCTGGACATGTTGAATGAACAGCTGCTGGGAAAGGGCGAACGGACTATCGAGTTTGACCATGACTGCAGGGAAGGTATCTGCGGACAGTGCGGTGTAATGATCAATGGTCGTGCACACGGACCGCTGAAAAACACCACCACCTGTCAGCTGCATATGCGCAGTTTCGCTGAAGGAGAGGTGATATATATAGAGCCGTTTCGTGCTACAGCATTTCCGGTAAAGTGTGATCTGAAAATAGACCGCAGTGCTTTGGATCGTGTGATACAGGCAGGCGGTTTTATTTCAGTGAATACCGGACAGGCGCCGGAAGCCAACAGTATACCGGTGGGGCATGGTGTAGCAGAAGCCGCTTTTGATGCGGCGGCGTGTATTGGTTGCGGTGCCTGTGTGGCGGTGTGTAAAAATTCCAGCGCAGCGTTGTTCACCAGTGCTAAAATAACGCACCTGGTATTGTTGCCACAAGGAGAAGTAGAAGCAAGCGAAAGAGTGCGGCAGATGGTAGATCAGATGGATGCGGAAGGGTTTGGTCACTGCAGTAATACAGAGGCTTGTGAGGCAGAATGCCCGCAGCAGATCTCGGTATTGCATATCGCTCGTATGAACTGGGAATACAACAAGTTGCAGCTGTTAAAAACGTGA
- a CDS encoding IPT/TIG domain-containing protein, with the protein MKHLRMFVVSLLLMITAMTACTPNQEKKETATVAGNAGNFLIIRGHGFSQDKAANKVIFGEVSAQVLHADADYLLVQVPEQKADTVQVIVAVGDNISNAMLFEYHPTRKLVAAVQGLGHDAY; encoded by the coding sequence ATGAAACATTTAAGAATGTTTGTGGTATCCCTGCTGTTGATGATAACAGCGATGACAGCTTGTACCCCAAACCAGGAAAAGAAAGAAACAGCTACAGTAGCCGGTAACGCCGGTAATTTTCTGATCATCAGAGGTCATGGTTTCAGCCAGGATAAGGCTGCCAACAAAGTAATCTTTGGTGAAGTATCAGCACAGGTATTACATGCCGATGCTGATTATCTGCTGGTACAGGTACCAGAGCAGAAAGCTGATACTGTACAGGTGATAGTAGCAGTGGGAGACAACATCTCCAACGCTATGTTGTTTGAATATCATCCCACACGGAAGCTGGTAGCTGCTGTGCAGGGACTGGGCCATGACGCCTATTAA
- a CDS encoding DUF4377 domain-containing protein: MFFELALTLATTLMTPGQPVQKQQPARNQTIYVKEAKEPCTGVAPMECLQIKGLKDTSWSNLFTNIEGFKYTPGYRYKLLVRVTTIKNPPADGSSIKYTLRKVLEKKKVNTTAAEKTTNTENGRLWAFITSKRWNLIKMGDSVLTQSGIWVEFDPATKRFHGKGGCNNISGGFNASGENISFTMPISTRMACMDENVMRREHEFLTMIGEHNFRYDVADQTLNLYDNNKLVLMFGMQPKENK, encoded by the coding sequence ATGTTTTTCGAATTAGCATTGACGCTGGCTACTACATTGATGACACCCGGACAACCCGTGCAAAAGCAGCAGCCTGCAAGAAACCAGACCATTTATGTGAAAGAAGCCAAAGAGCCCTGCACCGGCGTAGCCCCCATGGAATGCCTGCAGATAAAGGGACTCAAGGATACTTCCTGGTCAAACCTCTTCACCAACATCGAAGGATTTAAATATACTCCCGGCTATCGTTACAAACTGTTAGTAAGGGTTACTACCATTAAAAATCCTCCTGCCGATGGCTCATCCATTAAATACACATTGCGGAAAGTATTGGAGAAGAAAAAAGTAAATACTACTGCTGCGGAAAAAACAACTAATACTGAAAATGGCCGCCTGTGGGCATTTATCACGAGCAAAAGATGGAACCTGATCAAAATGGGAGATAGCGTACTCACACAATCCGGTATCTGGGTTGAATTTGATCCGGCCACCAAACGCTTCCACGGCAAAGGCGGATGCAACAACATCTCTGGTGGTTTTAACGCCAGCGGTGAAAACATCAGCTTTACCATGCCCATCAGCACCAGAATGGCCTGCATGGATGAAAACGTGATGCGTCGTGAACACGAGTTCCTGACAATGATCGGTGAACACAACTTCCGGTATGATGTAGCAGACCAGACTCTCAACCTCTACGACAATAACAAACTGGTACTGATGTTTGGCATGCAGCCCAAGGAAAATAAATAA
- a CDS encoding alpha-ketoglutarate-dependent dioxygenase AlkB family protein: MSLQGSLFEEPAPGNVISLKNGELAYYPHFFNKAESDTYMQTLLDTIAWKQESMRMYGKEVLFPRLMAWYGDVATSYSFSGNTFVPQPWTQALTDIRDRITPTAGTTFNSVLLNLYRDGNDSMGWHADDEPELGPQPVIASVNFGAARRFLLRYKSDHHLKHEILLEHGSLLIMKGTLQQYWEHQVPKTSRQISGRINLTFRFIHP, from the coding sequence ATGAGTTTGCAGGGAAGTTTATTCGAAGAACCAGCCCCCGGGAATGTCATCAGTTTAAAGAACGGAGAACTGGCTTATTATCCGCACTTTTTCAATAAAGCGGAAAGTGATACGTATATGCAGACTTTGCTGGACACCATAGCCTGGAAACAGGAATCAATGCGGATGTACGGCAAAGAGGTGTTATTTCCCCGGTTAATGGCCTGGTATGGCGATGTAGCCACTTCCTACAGTTTTTCAGGCAATACGTTTGTGCCACAGCCCTGGACGCAAGCATTAACAGACATTCGCGACCGTATAACCCCAACGGCCGGCACCACATTCAACAGCGTATTGCTCAACCTGTACCGTGACGGTAACGACTCTATGGGATGGCATGCCGATGATGAGCCGGAACTGGGACCTCAGCCAGTTATCGCTTCTGTTAACTTTGGCGCCGCCCGCCGCTTTTTGTTACGCTATAAAAGTGATCATCACCTGAAGCATGAAATATTGCTGGAACATGGTTCTCTCCTCATCATGAAAGGAACCCTGCAGCAATACTGGGAACACCAGGTACCCAAAACAAGCCGCCAGATCTCCGGAAGGATCAACCTCACCTTCCGCTTTATCCACCCGTAA
- a CDS encoding DNA-3-methyladenine glycosylase family protein translates to MHNVAHFVLTEKLTDAKLHKMDDEAVIICLTRIKGVGRWTVEMLLMSHLHREDIFSIDDLGIQQAMTTLYKLDPSDKKLFREKMKTISDKWSPYRTHACRYLWQWKDS, encoded by the coding sequence GTGCATAACGTAGCCCACTTCGTGCTGACGGAAAAGCTTACAGATGCCAAACTCCACAAAATGGATGATGAAGCCGTGATCATATGCCTCACCCGTATCAAGGGTGTAGGCCGGTGGACGGTGGAAATGTTGCTGATGTCGCACCTTCATCGGGAGGATATTTTCTCTATCGACGACCTGGGCATACAGCAGGCCATGACTACATTGTATAAGCTCGACCCCAGTGATAAAAAGCTTTTCAGGGAAAAGATGAAAACGATCTCTGATAAATGGTCGCCTTACCGAACCCACGCCTGCCGCTACCTCTGGCAGTGGAAAGATTCCTGA
- a CDS encoding DNA glycosylase family protein yields the protein MPRPSGTPVTEHAYIAHLSKDKKLQKIISGPLAARVKRKNFAVRLMQAIMNQQLSTKVADVIYARFLALYSHKEPTPQQVMDTPPEVLRSIGLSNAKVSYCA from the coding sequence ATGCCCAGACCATCTGGCACTCCGGTAACGGAACACGCTTATATAGCACATCTCAGCAAAGACAAAAAGCTGCAGAAGATTATCTCCGGTCCGCTGGCTGCGCGGGTAAAGCGAAAGAACTTTGCTGTACGCCTGATGCAGGCCATTATGAACCAGCAGCTCTCCACCAAAGTGGCCGACGTGATTTATGCCCGTTTTCTGGCCCTTTACAGCCATAAGGAACCTACTCCCCAACAGGTGATGGATACACCTCCTGAGGTACTGCGTTCCATTGGCCTGTCCAATGCCAAAGTATCCTACTGTGCATAA
- a CDS encoding M28 family peptidase, protein MRKALIILTTLAITAGACQQQSTKTENTADSTGASKVAKLAVPVPAFNADSAYAYTAKQVSFGPRIPNTPAQQKCADWMISTLRQWADTVYVQRTTVTGPHKENLPCINIIASFNPAAKQRVLLLAHWDTRPWADEDAFDKKGKLDGADDGASGVAVLMEAARQFRAQRPEAGVDILLVDVEDYGVKDNENSFCLGTQYWAKNPHVKGYKANYGILLDMVGGRGSQFYMEGSSQQYAYGPMKMFWDVANQLGYSDFFRYEKNGSYITDDHIYVNTMANIPTFDIIAWQANGNFAPHWHTQNDNMSVIDTKTLKAVGQTILQVIYNQPFTY, encoded by the coding sequence ATGCGTAAAGCTCTGATCATTTTGACAACGCTGGCCATCACGGCCGGCGCTTGTCAACAGCAGTCAACAAAAACGGAAAATACGGCGGACAGCACCGGGGCCAGTAAGGTGGCCAAACTGGCCGTGCCTGTACCGGCCTTCAACGCGGATTCGGCATATGCCTATACCGCCAAACAGGTAAGCTTTGGCCCGAGGATACCCAATACACCAGCACAGCAGAAATGTGCAGACTGGATGATCAGTACCTTGCGGCAGTGGGCAGATACGGTATATGTGCAACGCACTACCGTTACTGGCCCTCATAAAGAGAACCTTCCCTGTATCAACATCATCGCCAGTTTTAACCCTGCTGCCAAACAGCGGGTGCTGCTGCTCGCCCACTGGGACACCCGTCCATGGGCTGATGAAGATGCTTTTGATAAAAAGGGCAAACTGGATGGTGCTGATGATGGCGCCAGCGGTGTGGCTGTGTTGATGGAAGCTGCCCGGCAGTTCCGTGCCCAGCGGCCGGAGGCAGGGGTAGACATTCTGTTGGTAGACGTAGAGGATTACGGCGTAAAAGACAATGAAAACTCTTTCTGCCTGGGTACCCAGTACTGGGCTAAAAACCCGCATGTAAAGGGTTATAAAGCCAATTACGGCATACTCCTGGACATGGTAGGCGGCCGCGGTTCACAGTTTTATATGGAAGGTTCTTCCCAGCAATATGCTTACGGGCCTATGAAAATGTTCTGGGACGTGGCCAATCAACTGGGATACTCCGACTTTTTCCGTTATGAGAAAAACGGCTCCTACATTACGGATGACCACATTTATGTGAACACCATGGCCAACATCCCCACATTTGATATTATCGCCTGGCAGGCCAACGGCAATTTTGCGCCGCACTGGCATACCCAGAATGATAACATGAGTGTGATTGATACCAAAACATTAAAAGCAGTAGGACAAACGATTCTGCAGGTGATCTACAACCAGCCGTTTACCTATTAA
- the cysS gene encoding cysteine--tRNA ligase, with translation MSELRIYNSLHRQKEVFTPLHPGHVGMYVCGPTVSGESHLGHARPYITFDVVYRYLQHLGYKVRYVRNITDAGHFEEEGRAAEDKISKFAVLEKLEPMELVQKYTNLFHWAMLQFGCLEPSIEPTATGHIIEQIEMIKTIMEKGYAYEVGGSVYFDVKKYAASYDYGILSGRVLEDMLETTRELEGQDEKRNKADFALWKKAPAEHIMRWPSPWGEGFPGWHIECSAMSAKYLGHQFDIHGGGMDLQFPHHECEIAQSEVAHGDMMARYWMHNNMITINGRKMGKAYGNTIKLTEMFTGSNSQLDKAYSPMTIRFFVLQTHYRSTLDFSNEALQAAEKGLQRLWAAHETLQKLSYGAAAGPLNEELDKQVRNWCLECAEFMNDDVNTAKVLANLFELTPVINSLKGGQIKMHEISEDTFALLQQTWQTYLIDILGIQQPPASSDDHLLDGVLQMLISMRKEAKSRKDYAASDKIRNELLSIGIQLKDEKDGTVTYSVQ, from the coding sequence ATGTCAGAACTCAGGATATACAATTCATTACACCGTCAGAAAGAAGTATTCACCCCCTTACACCCTGGCCACGTAGGCATGTACGTGTGCGGTCCCACCGTATCGGGAGAATCTCACCTGGGCCATGCCCGCCCCTACATCACATTTGATGTGGTATACCGTTATCTGCAGCATCTGGGCTATAAAGTGCGTTATGTGCGCAACATCACCGATGCCGGCCATTTTGAAGAAGAAGGCCGCGCTGCAGAAGACAAAATTTCCAAATTTGCCGTACTCGAAAAGCTCGAGCCCATGGAGCTGGTGCAGAAATACACCAATCTGTTTCACTGGGCCATGTTGCAGTTCGGGTGCCTGGAACCCAGCATTGAACCTACTGCTACCGGCCATATCATAGAACAGATTGAAATGATCAAAACGATCATGGAAAAGGGATATGCCTATGAAGTAGGTGGCAGTGTTTATTTTGATGTAAAAAAATATGCCGCCAGCTACGATTATGGTATCCTCAGCGGCCGTGTCCTGGAAGACATGCTGGAAACCACCCGTGAACTGGAAGGACAGGACGAGAAACGCAACAAAGCAGATTTCGCCCTCTGGAAAAAAGCACCAGCAGAACATATCATGCGCTGGCCAAGTCCCTGGGGTGAAGGTTTCCCCGGATGGCATATCGAGTGCTCTGCTATGAGTGCCAAATACCTGGGTCACCAGTTTGACATCCATGGTGGCGGTATGGACCTTCAGTTTCCTCACCACGAGTGCGAAATCGCGCAGAGTGAGGTTGCCCATGGCGATATGATGGCCCGTTACTGGATGCACAACAATATGATCACCATCAACGGACGTAAGATGGGTAAAGCCTATGGCAACACCATCAAACTGACGGAGATGTTTACCGGCAGCAATTCACAGCTGGACAAGGCTTACAGCCCTATGACCATCCGGTTTTTCGTATTGCAGACACATTACCGCAGCACGCTGGACTTCTCCAATGAAGCACTGCAGGCCGCGGAAAAAGGACTGCAACGTCTCTGGGCTGCTCATGAAACGCTGCAGAAACTGAGCTATGGCGCAGCAGCTGGTCCGCTGAACGAAGAGCTGGACAAACAGGTGCGCAACTGGTGCCTGGAATGCGCGGAGTTCATGAACGACGACGTTAATACCGCCAAAGTGCTGGCCAACCTCTTTGAACTGACACCCGTTATCAACTCTCTGAAAGGCGGTCAGATCAAGATGCATGAGATCAGCGAAGACACCTTCGCCTTGCTGCAGCAAACCTGGCAAACCTATCTGATAGACATCCTGGGTATACAACAACCGCCGGCAAGCAGTGATGACCACCTGCTCGATGGAGTGCTGCAGATGCTGATATCCATGCGTAAGGAAGCCAAAAGCCGTAAGGACTACGCCGCTTCCGACAAAATCCGCAATGAGCTGCTGAGCATTGGCATCCAGCTCAAGGATGAAAAAGACGGTACTGTTACCTACAGTGTTCAATAA
- a CDS encoding endonuclease/exonuclease/phosphatase family protein: protein MRFLRLFTKGFFVIINVGVVLLFLAACLAPYISPAWFWPISFITLAFPFLLGLLVVFMVGWLFFNYRYAFLSLIALFLGWKSISAFLAFNLPAGNKPAPPSESLTVMSYNVSQFGLYREKDSKYNRQAMFALIKKQELDIACFQDFYTSEKKNDFNNREDISREMKLPYRFFSSDFNRNGMQHWGSIIFSKYPIIASDKVKMSMGPLSESLIYADIVKDDDTIRIINMHLESYRFNEKDYTDIKKIKNQEDTGLVATKNIIQKMREAYIRRSQQADIVGNFIRQSPYPVIVCGDFNDTPASYTYFTIKGDLQDAFLKKGLGVGRTFGGLAPTLRIDYVFASTDFRINSFRKIISDLSDHYPVIANLSLIGGGLREVEVNK from the coding sequence GTGCGATTCTTAAGACTATTTACGAAAGGCTTTTTTGTCATCATCAACGTAGGAGTGGTGTTACTGTTCCTTGCCGCCTGCCTAGCACCGTACATTTCACCCGCCTGGTTCTGGCCGATCAGCTTCATTACCCTGGCATTTCCTTTCTTACTGGGGCTGCTGGTAGTGTTTATGGTCGGATGGCTGTTTTTCAACTACCGGTATGCATTTTTATCCCTGATCGCGCTGTTCCTGGGATGGAAGTCTATCAGTGCTTTTCTGGCGTTTAACCTGCCGGCGGGCAACAAACCGGCACCTCCATCGGAGAGCCTGACAGTGATGAGCTACAACGTTAGCCAGTTTGGCCTTTACCGGGAAAAAGACAGTAAATACAACCGCCAGGCCATGTTTGCCCTGATCAAAAAACAGGAACTGGACATCGCCTGCTTCCAGGATTTTTATACTTCGGAGAAAAAGAACGATTTTAACAACCGGGAAGATATTTCCAGAGAGATGAAGTTGCCCTATCGCTTTTTCTCCAGCGATTTTAACCGCAACGGTATGCAGCACTGGGGTTCCATCATCTTTTCGAAATACCCTATTATTGCGTCAGACAAGGTGAAAATGAGTATGGGTCCATTGAGCGAAAGCCTGATCTATGCTGATATTGTGAAGGATGACGATACGATCCGTATTATCAATATGCACCTGGAATCGTACCGGTTCAATGAAAAAGACTATACCGATATCAAAAAAATAAAGAACCAGGAAGATACCGGGTTGGTAGCCACCAAAAATATCATCCAGAAAATGCGGGAGGCATACATCCGTCGCAGTCAACAGGCCGATATTGTAGGTAATTTTATCCGGCAAAGTCCTTATCCGGTAATCGTATGCGGGGATTTTAACGATACCCCGGCTTCGTATACCTATTTTACCATCAAAGGAGATTTGCAGGATGCCTTTCTGAAAAAAGGACTGGGTGTAGGGCGTACTTTTGGAGGGCTGGCCCCTACCCTGCGCATCGATTATGTGTTTGCCAGCACCGATTTTAGAATCAACAGCTTCCGGAAGATCATTTCAGACCTGTCTGACCACTATCCGGTTATCGCAAACCTTAGCCTTATAGGCGGCGGTTTACGGGAAGTAGAAGTAAACAAATAA
- a CDS encoding endonuclease/exonuclease/phosphatase family protein has translation MKFVCVLLLVSLLLSAYLPLLNPGDYWIAGFAPLTFPLLFLLCLLSLPFWIWRRKKRYVFYTIAALLLCLRPALRTWGFHILSRDNITKTSGSWEFTLMTYNTSSMGLQSYKINPQIRAAVFQQIHESQPDILCMQEFYTNDHPELSNHIDSLRNIGQYPYHYFTCDQVSWNTWYYGIVLFSRYPITAATAIPCDVEANGSGRSFLQADIVVQQDTVRVFSVQFTSYMFSGNDYSNLRSHPVLVMGKMKRTFRRRAGQARLLASLVAASPYPVIVAGDFNDPPASYSYHTAAAGLQDVFLQTGFGWGRTLSYLSPTLRIDYILPDQHFDIKGARVLKTPTSEHFPVISRLSLKKH, from the coding sequence ATGAAATTTGTTTGTGTTCTGTTGCTCGTTTCATTGTTGTTAAGTGCCTACCTCCCCTTACTTAACCCCGGCGATTACTGGATAGCCGGATTTGCCCCGCTCACCTTTCCACTTCTTTTCCTGTTATGCCTGTTGTCTCTGCCTTTCTGGATATGGCGAAGAAAAAAGAGATATGTTTTTTATACCATTGCTGCATTGTTGTTATGTCTCCGGCCTGCTTTACGTACCTGGGGATTCCATATACTGTCCAGGGACAATATCACCAAAACCTCCGGCAGCTGGGAGTTTACGCTGATGACCTACAACACCAGCAGTATGGGGCTACAATCCTACAAGATCAATCCGCAGATACGGGCAGCTGTTTTTCAGCAGATCCATGAAAGCCAGCCTGACATCCTGTGCATGCAGGAGTTCTACACCAACGATCATCCTGAATTATCAAACCATATAGATTCCCTGCGGAACATCGGCCAATATCCCTATCACTACTTCACCTGCGACCAGGTATCCTGGAACACGTGGTATTATGGTATCGTTCTCTTTTCCCGCTACCCCATCACAGCCGCCACGGCCATCCCATGTGATGTAGAAGCCAATGGCAGCGGACGTAGTTTCCTTCAGGCTGATATTGTTGTTCAGCAGGACACCGTGCGGGTTTTCAGTGTACAGTTTACTTCGTATATGTTTTCCGGTAATGATTATAGCAACCTGAGATCACATCCTGTTCTGGTGATGGGGAAAATGAAGCGTACCTTTCGCCGCAGGGCTGGGCAAGCCCGGCTACTGGCCTCACTGGTGGCAGCCAGTCCCTATCCGGTGATCGTTGCCGGAGATTTTAATGATCCGCCGGCCTCCTACAGCTATCATACCGCAGCAGCCGGACTGCAGGATGTTTTCCTGCAAACTGGCTTTGGCTGGGGGCGTACACTGTCGTATCTGTCGCCTACTTTGCGAATCGATTATATCCTGCCAGACCAGCATTTTGACATTAAAGGGGCCCGGGTCCTGAAAACGCCAACATCAGAGCATTTCCCGGTAATATCCCGTCTGTCGTTGAAAAAACACTAA